The genomic stretch CGAGCAAACTTACGCGCCAAGAAACATCTTCGAAGGCCGCGAAGCATCGCCAACAATCCATGACGGGATCTCGGAGATGGAAGATTTTTTCGACGATAGCATTGTGAAACTCCTAGCGCGGTCGAAAATTTCCCCTTCGGAAATCGACATCCTCGTCGTCAACGTCTCGATGTTCTCCTCGCTTCCGTCTCTATCCGCGCGAATCATCAACCGTTACAAACTACGACACGACGTAAAAGTGTACAACCTCACCGGAATGGGCTGCAGTGCTAGTCTTATATCACTAGACATTGTTCAAAACATTTTCAAATCCCAAAGAAACAAGTTAGCACTTTTGGTCGCATCAGAATCTCTTAGTCCAAATTGGTATCCCGGAAACAGCAAATCAATGATCCTTGCCAACTGTCTCTTCCGGTCGGGCGGATGCGCGATTCTTCTAACAAACAAAAGATCCTTAAAGAACAAAGCCATACTCAAACTGAAGTGTTTAGTAAGAACTCACCACGGCGCGAGAGACGAGTCCTTCGGTTGTTGTATTCAGAAAGAAGATGAGCAAGGTAGGAGAGGTATTTTCCTAGGAAAAACTCTCCCAAAAGCCGCAACAAGAGCGTTTGTCGACAATCTAAGAGTAATATCACCCAAAATTTTACCAACAAGAGAACTATTTAGGTTTCTTTTAGTGTCACTCTTGGAGAAACTTAAAACAATAAGTTGTTATTCCAAGTCTTGTAGTGGTGGAGGAACAATAAGTACAAAAAAATCACCATTGAATTTCAAAACCGGTGTTGATCATTTTTGTCTCCATACAGGAGGAAAATCAGTGATAGATGGAGTTGGAATGAGTTTAGATCTAAGTGAATATGATCTTGAGCCAGCAAGGATGACACTTCATCGTTTTGGTAACACTTCTGCTAGTAGTTTGTGGTATGTGTTAGGTTACATGGAAGCAAAAAAGAGATTAAAAAAAGGTGATAGAATTTTCATGATAAGTTTTGGAGCTGGATTTAAATGCAATAGTTGTTTATGGGAAGTGATGAAGGATCTTGGAAATGGATATGGAAATGTTTGGGATGATTGTGTTCATGATTATCCACCAGAAACTTTGGTTAATCCTTTCATGGAGATGTATGGTTGGGTTAATCAAGTTGAGGATGTAAACAATGTTGAACTTCCTGATTTTCTTAAGTGATTAAGgtatttaattaattaattaattaatttcatTCTTGTGGAATGATATGCAAGGAGTGTTTTATATTTTTTTTACTATATTTGTTGATATGGACCAAGGTTATTATTGTGCATTAATTTCATTGTTatgtaataataataataataatatatacacTTGTTATTATTTCAAAATAAGGAGTTTGCCTACTTTTTCTTCATCTTTGATTTGTTTCTATATTTTGcaaaataattaattaatatatataaaagcaagaatcATATTTTGAATCTTAATTGAAACAATTTGTAATTAGAATTTTCTTATCTCTAAGATAAGTTCTAGATTAGTATAACTTCATTGATATCTTGAAAAACAAGAAGATGAGGACAAATAtaagtatttttatttttattgttaaAATGAATAATGTAATATAATTATCATTAATTCCTAGCAAATTATTTAAGGTGTTTTACTTTTGTAAGGTAGTTTTTCTTCCTAAATAAGTTTGGAGTTTTGTTTGATACATGGTCGTCTTATGGTTATAAGTAAGTTTTAATTTTGAATTAATTTTATCTAAATATACCAGCATTTAATAAAGTTTTTAGAGTATGTAATTTCTTTctttaatttattaattataaaaacaaagtcaaacattaaaaaaaaaaattttaaataCATATTTTTAAGTACCTTGAATTTTATTAAATATCATACTCATAGACAAAATTAATTAGAAAtttaactttttttaaaaaaaaattaatataaaaaataaaaaaaatattatataattGAATGATGAGTACATATTCAACTAAACTCTAATTAGAGAAGTGTTtatcataaaaaatatatatataattgaaatttaaataaattaaattagTGAAAATAGAATTAGTTAGTATCTATGCGAGGTAAAAGGACAACTCTGGCTATTATTATTTTTTATctttaatataaaaaaaaattagatTTATTAAAAAATCAATGTGTTTAAACTAGTTCagataaattaattatttaataaattaaaaaaaatattttttttatattaaagACTAGAGAGTAGGAGTATTAAATTGTACATACTACTGGTAAAAGTTTTAGTATGATGTGTCTGAAAATAATTGAATAGCAATGATTGTTTATAGAAATATTGGAAACATATAATGGCCAATGGAACATTTATTGCACTCTGTCAAACCTTTAAAAACACTATGCTCTTTCTTTCTCCTCATTATTACTGTTAGGTTTACAAAAACCCCCGAAAGTAAATGCACCATCCACCATGTAAATTTTTATTTTCTCTCTCTTTTCAGTGACATTTATTTAGTTTGGAGAATATTGAAACCTTCCAAATTGCCTAGCAATATACTCCAGCTACGGGCCCAAACAAACCATTATCTGTAGGGGTAGGGCTTGTTCATTTCAGCTGCAAAACTGCCTTTACTGCTACTGCATTCAATTTTTAACTGCATTCCATATTTTTTTCATTATGGATCATAACTTTTTCTTTTTAACTTTACCTAGCAGCACTTGTTTCAACAAAGTTTCACGTATATACTGTATGCTTTTAAGTATGGatattgcttttaacaaaaagAAGTATTCATAGTGCATGATTAAAAGTGCGAAGGTTAGGTAAGGCGGGCCGGATAGACTGACAGacttgtacagttgtacagtttAAAACTTAAAAATTGAAGAgagaaaataattttaaatataaaaatataagagaaaataaaaacgctttaaatttaaaatatatagATCAATTCCATGACTTAGATGAAAAATAGAGTAGTTATATCTGTAATTAAACTTAAAAAGTCATATATTAATGTCAGTGTCATCAAAATAGCTGAGTGAGTAGTACTGTCATACACCTTCAGATCACTAATATAAATAAATTTGACTTTTTTGTTACATTTGACTTAACTACATTGACAGTCAAATATatcaaaaaaaatcaaatttgTTTATAATAGTGGCCGGAGAGTGTAGTTGATAATCCAAATCTAAAATCGTGACTTATTGCTTATTGGACTGAAAAACTTGGTACTAAATGAAATTTTCGGCTAGCATCAAAAAGAGGTTAGGAAAAGACAAAGTTACTTACAAGTATGAAATTATTAAAGTGAGCAACAACAAGTGTGGTGCGTTGTGATTAATCAATTCAGCACTTGTAGAAGCTACCCaacacaataaatgcaaacaaaAGGGAACCATGGATTGTGCAAAGAACAAAAATGTGATATACTACTAGTTAAGGCCCCATATATCGAATAGGGTGACTTGACTTaagaaaaattaaattaaatcaaaCTAAAAGTAGAGTGCCCCCTCTTAACTCGTTCCATTATCACTTTGCATTATTAGCCGAATGTTTAGCTGTGATTGAATTATGGTGCCAAAAACTATATAATTTGGATGGATGCAATAAAAGTTATGTGCATGAACCACCTAGATTAGAGGTAGAGATACTTATGTTTAATTTTTGTAACGGTTTATACATGGGTTATAATTGAAGAAGGTGATAAGAAAACAAGGAGGACTTTAAATGTATTGAGTttttaaaaacttatttttaatgtttaaaataaaaatcaattcAAACGCAAATGTTAAAGGTAAAGAGATAAGAAAGGGAAAGAAAGATATAACAATAACAATTCAGTCTTAtctaggggtggcaaacgggcatgtCCGCCCCGTTTAGGTCCGCCCCGTAAAAGCCCACAAAAAAACTGGGGCGGAGCGGGGtggtcatagttgaggatgcgggcctaaaacttagacccgccccgcaaaaaagtgagggcggggcggggaaagcccgcggacactgcactctttaagtctaaaaatgcaaaaatttatgtaaatacacgtgcccgcaaaagcccgcgaaaaaaacggggcggacacatttgagggtgagggcctaaatccttggtccgccccgcacaaaagtgcgggcaaaacgggcatgccccgcgggtcgagcccgttttgccacccctagtcTTATCTCATTAAGTGGATTATGCTACATGAACCAAATTACATCAGTGTTTTATATAATATCATATTTTTATCCAATTTGTTAGTCTTAAGATATTTCTTAATAGTTTCTCTTATAGTTTATCTTAGCCTTCTTATACATATAGTTGTTTGATTCCTCTATATTTCATCTACTCTTCTTTAAACATAATCTATATGTCTTTTTTTCACATGTTCAAATCACATAAGTCTATTTTTAATCATCTTTTCTCCTAGTGGTGTTACTCCAACACTCTCTCTAATATTGTCATTTTTTATCTTATCTCATATAATTTTATCACATATCCAATGTGACATCCTAAGCTCTATTACATTTACTTTTTCTCATGTTGGTTCTTAATCGTCTATCATTATGTTTGTACAACATTGTAGGTCTTATTGTTCTCCTATAAAaaaaattcttcaacttgagggGTACGTATGTATCACATAAAACTCTTGAGGTTGTTCTCCATTTCAACCACTCAGCTTGAATTTGATGGTTTACACCTCCTCCTATTTCTTCGTCATTTTTATTATGGATTCAAGATATTTAAATTGTGTGACTTGTGGTATGATATGGTCTCCAACTTTCTATCAAAGTTAGAAACGCTTCTCGTTTTGCTAAACATTCATTCTATATACTTCGTCTTACATCTTCTCAGATGAAAATCATGTGTTTCTAATGCAACGTCTCTAAGTTTCCAACTTCTCATTTAAGTTCTTCTTTAACTCTCCTAGCAGGACTATATCATCTAGAAAAAGAATATATTTCAGTGTTATCTCTTTGATGGATTCTATGAGTACAttcaatataaaaataaaaaggTAACGACATTGGATTGAACCTTGGTGCAGTTCTATTACTATGGAAAAAATATTTGTTTCTGCATATAGTGTCTACACACTAGTCGATATTTCGTCATACATATTTTTGATAGCTCGAATTGAAGAAATCCTAACTCATTTTTTCTCTATAGTTTTCCACAAAATCTCTTTAGACACTCTATCTTACATCTTCTTTACGTAAATGAAAGTTAAGTGCATTTTTTGTTGATTTATCGAATATTGTTAAATTATAATTCGTAGTAAATAGATCGCTTTTATTTGACCTCCTATGCATAAAATCAAATTGATTATTAGTAACTTTAGTCATTTTTCTTAGTTTCTGTTTAATAACTACTTCTCATAATTTCATGGTATGACTCATAAGTTTAATCCTCTTATAATTTCAAAAATTTGTACATCCCCGTTGTTCTTATAGATTGGAACtatatttcttcttttccattcaTCTGACATTTTCTTTGACCTTATAATTTTGTTTAAAAGTATGGTGAGTCACTCATTGCCTATATCTCAAAGACTTTCCAACACTTCAATAGATATGTTTTATGGTCCAAATATCTTACTATTTCTCATCATTTTCAACACTTAGTAACTATAATTTTGATTCTCTTCTCTAATGTCGAGTTTGTTATAGTTGAATGAGATATCATATTCTTCATTGAATAAATTAAAGAAATAATTCTTCTACCTAATCTTTATATTTTTTCTTGAACCAAAACTTTGTCTTCTTCATCTTTTACATATTTCACTTGGTGCAAATCTTTTGTCTTTCTTTCTCTTCCCTTAGCCAACCTATATACAGATTTCTTCTCCTTTCTTGGTTCCTAAAGATTGATATAACAAAGGAGAGATATAGATATACTGAATTTATATTGATTCACCTTGTAATCTAGACATACATTTAGTCCCCACACACTTAATAAATTTGCATTACAATCCAAATGATTAAAATTTCATAAAGGTGTCTTCTAATCTAAATGGCTTATACCATAGATTTCTTAAACACGAAGAATTGACTACAACTTAGTCTCTTTGTATTCTCAAATAATCTGACAACAACTTAAACCTTTGAGGAAAtacaattaaataaaaaaatatgtttACAAATTTCAACCTAATAGAATATGTATATAAACGTTTAGCCCAAATACAAGTGTTTTAGTTTTCAACAGAAAGTATGTAGACTATTTAATCACTTGATACGCTATTTATTTATTTCTGAGTGGAATAGATCATTTTCTCTAAGTGTTGTTTCCATAAGTTCTTACCTTTTTTCCTTTGTATTCCAAAGTTGATTCTCAAAAATATATGTTGTTGTATTCAAGTGTCATACATAATTTTTATAGGATTTAAGAATACATATAATGTACTCGATTAGATTGTTATAGGATATAAAAATGAGATTATAGCCGTTGTGGTCTAATGTCTCATTGAGTAAAATAATTCCAAACAACCTTGTGCTTACAACGAGAATTTTTGCGCACTACTTGTATTAGTGTGTTGCGTGTAACTTCTACTATTGTACCTTGCATATTATTGAAAGTTGTATCTCAAATTTAAATTTATTACATTAAAAGGGAAATCATCAAATTTGTTCTTTAGAGATGTATCTTTTAAACATATAGTGATTGATCACCAGAGGATGAAATTCTTTACATCGTAACAAGTTGGGCTTCTATACCGAAGATCATAGAGCTAACTATGTAAAGTTAAGTCGACTAGATAAATATGAGGACTTATTTTAGTATATCTTGATCAGAGCGTGACAATGAAATCATTGACCATAGGATAACAGAGTGTAGTTTTTAGACGTGCAcctaggggtggcaaacgggcatgcccgccccgtttaggcccgccccgcaaaagcccgcaaaaaaaacggggcggggtggggcggtcatagttgaggatgtaggcctaaaacttagacccgccccgTAAAAAAGTGAGGGCGGGCCGAGGAAAGCCTGCGGGCACTGTACTATTTAAGCTTAAAAAcgcaaaaatttatgtaaatacacgtgcctgcaaaagcccgcgaaaaaaacggggcggggcggggcaGACACATTTGAGGATGAGGGCATAAATCCTTGGTCCGCCCCGCACAAAAGTGTGGGCAAAATGGGTATGCCCagcgggccgagcccgttttgccGCCCCTACGTGCACCTAGATGAGATGCTTTAATAAATGTGTTTTAAAGGTGCTTGAAGATCAAGGTGGCAGGTAATATATAGTCAGATTCACCTTGACTCTAGATGATCACCTAACATTAGTAGATTTGCAAGTTGTTTCCAAAGAATAGGTTACTTTAAATATTTTCAATAGATTTTTACACATGTAACACATTTTAAAGAATAAAATTATTCTCTAAAATCTTATCATCAAAACAAAAATTAAAGTACTTTTTTCTTCAAGTCAAATTTGGTTCAACAATCTTCCCATTTTTTATGACGACATACATatgtattttgatgaataatttttacttttaaaaaaataaaaaagatcACAAAAGATCAGACTTAGGACGCTCTCGTTGAGATTTTGACAAAAtataaagtttaattaaaattAGAATACTATATTTTTCAATAATGACAATAGGAAATATCTTGAAAATATGTTTTGTTAAAACATTTtaacatttttaaaaaaataatgaTAATGATATTTGAGTATGTGTGAAATAAACCAAATGATTAAAATgctataattaaataaaataaacaagAGACACTAAATACAAAAACATGTATTATATTAAAGTAGGAATAGAACATCAAAAGTTCCGCTAGAGGGAACACAAAAATAAAGTtacaaaaaacaaaaacaataaattagaacaaaaaataaataaataatgcataatcaaaagaaaaacataaataaatattCTAAAGTTTGGATTGTATCTCTAGAATGCTTACATGGTAGGGTTTATTGATCCAAAAATGGTTATTTAACTATTATCTTTTATCATTTATCTTATTCTTCTACTAAATCAATATTTAATTCTTGAATGGATATTATATGCATAAAGTCATCAACATTGAAGGAACCACCATAGCAAGTGGTTAGAATATCTTTGTAGTTATTGCTAGATAGAGTTCCAATGAGATCACTCTTCTCAAGGATTTTAAAGAAAAATCTTCCAAAAGGAAATTCTCCTTATAAACAAAATCTTGAATCAATTTTGTTCTTCTTTAAAAATATGAAGATGATTCCTTTCAAATTTAAGTAGATCTTTTTGTCCATGCACCACAAGAAGGAATTATATTCTCCATTTAACGAGTCACACTTATTTACTGATGGCATTTTTTTAATGATCTGGAAAAATAACCTTTAAATGATCATTTAAGTTATCTTCCTTGTGAATACTTCTAGTTTTTGAGAAAAGAGTTTCAAGAACTCTAACAATAACTAGATTTGCCTCATAGTCTTCATGAATAATATGACTCGAGTTAGCCAT from Lathyrus oleraceus cultivar Zhongwan6 chromosome 7, CAAS_Psat_ZW6_1.0, whole genome shotgun sequence encodes the following:
- the LOC127106002 gene encoding 3-ketoacyl-CoA synthase 12, giving the protein MESLSLIYVVPALYLCFLLWKLLDQKRDQEGYILDYQCHKPTQDRMLGTEFCGKIIKRTENLGLDEYKFLLKAIVSSGIGEQTYAPRNIFEGREASPTIHDGISEMEDFFDDSIVKLLARSKISPSEIDILVVNVSMFSSLPSLSARIINRYKLRHDVKVYNLTGMGCSASLISLDIVQNIFKSQRNKLALLVASESLSPNWYPGNSKSMILANCLFRSGGCAILLTNKRSLKNKAILKLKCLVRTHHGARDESFGCCIQKEDEQGRRGIFLGKTLPKAATRAFVDNLRVISPKILPTRELFRFLLVSLLEKLKTISCYSKSCSGGGTISTKKSPLNFKTGVDHFCLHTGGKSVIDGVGMSLDLSEYDLEPARMTLHRFGNTSASSLWYVLGYMEAKKRLKKGDRIFMISFGAGFKCNSCLWEVMKDLGNGYGNVWDDCVHDYPPETLVNPFMEMYGWVNQVEDVNNVELPDFLK